One genomic region from Streptomyces sp. NBC_00457 encodes:
- a CDS encoding sugar ABC transporter permease, translated as MSIDKTSSSPQDAHAVENPEAAAAAVTAVDPRLLVRERGLAGYLGEFKRKIKAGELGSLPVIIGLVVICVVFQTLNSQFLSAQNISDITVTMVGTGMISVGIVFVLLLGEIDLSVGSVSGAASAIAAVLAVNQGWPEWMAVLFAVAAGAAIGAAHGFFFAVLGAPAFAVTLAGLLFWLGFMLQTLGENGTINLDSDGFIGNLTTYFFSDVAAAYGLAVVMVAVFFITSFLGNRRREAAGVPSRPLSDTLMRTVLLAIVSFAAAAMYNQYKGLPLATVIFLGFLFLTDFVLRRTSYGRKIFALGGSVEASRRAGINVTAIRISVFAISGGFAAIGGLFLASKIASANQSAGTGDLLMNAIAAAVIGGTSLFGGRGRTWNALLGVLVIVSIQYGLQLESIAEPVKYMITAGVLLTTVVIDSITRKTQKTAGRA; from the coding sequence GTGAGCATCGACAAGACCTCCTCGTCCCCGCAGGACGCGCACGCCGTCGAGAACCCCGAGGCCGCCGCGGCCGCGGTGACCGCGGTCGACCCGCGGCTGCTGGTGCGCGAGCGGGGCCTGGCCGGCTACCTCGGCGAGTTCAAGCGGAAGATCAAGGCGGGCGAGCTGGGCTCCCTGCCGGTCATCATCGGCCTGGTCGTCATCTGCGTCGTCTTCCAGACCCTGAACTCGCAGTTCCTGTCCGCGCAGAACATCAGCGACATCACCGTCACGATGGTCGGCACGGGCATGATCTCCGTCGGCATCGTCTTCGTGCTGCTGCTCGGCGAGATCGACCTGTCGGTCGGCTCGGTCAGCGGCGCGGCCAGCGCCATCGCGGCCGTCCTCGCCGTCAACCAGGGCTGGCCCGAGTGGATGGCGGTGCTCTTCGCCGTCGCCGCCGGTGCGGCCATCGGCGCGGCACACGGCTTCTTCTTCGCGGTGCTCGGCGCTCCCGCCTTCGCCGTGACCCTGGCGGGTCTGCTGTTCTGGCTGGGCTTCATGCTCCAGACGCTCGGCGAGAACGGCACGATCAACCTCGACAGCGACGGCTTCATCGGCAATCTGACCACGTACTTCTTCAGCGACGTGGCTGCCGCGTACGGTCTCGCGGTCGTGATGGTCGCCGTCTTCTTCATCACGTCGTTCCTGGGCAACCGGCGCCGGGAGGCAGCGGGCGTTCCGTCCCGGCCGCTCAGCGACACGCTCATGCGGACGGTGCTGCTGGCCATCGTCTCCTTCGCCGCGGCGGCCATGTACAACCAGTACAAGGGCCTGCCGCTGGCCACGGTGATCTTCCTGGGCTTCCTGTTCCTGACCGACTTCGTGCTGCGGCGTACCTCGTACGGCCGCAAGATCTTCGCCCTCGGCGGCAGCGTGGAGGCGTCCCGCCGTGCGGGCATCAACGTCACCGCGATTCGGATCTCGGTGTTCGCGATCTCGGGTGGGTTCGCGGCGATCGGTGGTCTGTTCCTGGCCTCGAAGATCGCGTCCGCCAACCAGAGTGCCGGTACGGGTGACCTGCTGATGAACGCGATCGCCGCGGCGGTCATCGGTGGTACGTCGCTGTTCGGTGGGCGTGGGCGTACGTGGAACGCGCTGCTGGGTGTGCTGGTGATCGTGTCGATCCAGTACGGGCTGCAGTTGGAGTCCATCGCGGAGCCGGTGAAGTACATGATCACTGCGGGTGTTCTGCTGACGACGGTGGTCATTGACTCGATCACCCGTAAGACGCAGAAGACGGCAGGTCGTGCCTAG
- a CDS encoding ROK family transcriptional regulator: protein METPGSQSSLHRANLERVVRAVRLAGSLTQAEIARTTGLSAATVSNIVRELKDGGTVEVTPTSAGGRRARSVSLSGDAGIVIGVDFGHTHLRVAVGNLAHQVLAEEAEPLDVDASATQSFDRAEELVNRLIAATGVDSSKVAGVGLGVPGPIDVESGTLGSTAILPGWTGTKPAEELRGRLGVPVHVDNDANLAALGEMVWGSGRGARDLAYIKVASGVGAGLVINGKIYRGPGGTAGEIGHITLDESGPVCRCGNRGCLETFTAARYVLPLLQSSHGTDLTMEGVVRLARDGDPGCRRVIADVGRHIGSGVANLCNLLNPSRVVLGGDLAEAGELVLGPIRESVGRYAIPSAARQLSVLPGALGGRAEVLGALALALSEMGDSTLLDGSLTAAAPVFT from the coding sequence GTGGAGACTCCGGGGTCGCAGTCGTCGCTGCACCGAGCCAACCTGGAGCGGGTCGTCCGGGCCGTACGGCTGGCGGGCTCGCTCACGCAGGCGGAGATCGCGAGGACGACCGGACTGTCCGCGGCGACGGTCTCCAACATCGTCCGGGAGCTCAAGGACGGCGGAACGGTCGAGGTCACACCCACTTCGGCGGGCGGCCGCAGGGCCCGCAGCGTCTCCCTGAGCGGGGACGCCGGGATCGTGATCGGGGTGGACTTCGGGCATACGCATTTGCGCGTCGCGGTCGGGAATCTCGCCCATCAGGTGCTGGCCGAGGAGGCCGAGCCGCTCGATGTGGACGCCTCCGCCACGCAGAGCTTCGACCGGGCGGAAGAGCTGGTCAACCGGCTGATCGCGGCGACCGGAGTGGACAGTTCCAAGGTCGCGGGCGTGGGCCTGGGCGTGCCGGGACCGATCGACGTCGAGTCGGGCACCCTGGGCTCCACCGCGATCCTGCCGGGCTGGACCGGCACCAAGCCCGCCGAGGAGCTGCGGGGGCGGCTCGGCGTGCCCGTCCATGTCGACAACGACGCCAACCTGGCCGCCCTCGGCGAGATGGTCTGGGGCAGCGGCCGGGGTGCGAGGGACCTGGCGTACATCAAGGTCGCCAGTGGTGTCGGCGCCGGTCTGGTCATCAACGGCAAGATCTACCGCGGCCCGGGTGGCACAGCGGGAGAAATCGGGCATATTACTCTTGATGAGTCCGGTCCCGTCTGCCGCTGCGGCAACCGGGGCTGCCTGGAGACCTTCACGGCCGCGCGCTATGTGCTCCCGCTCCTCCAGTCCAGCCACGGCACCGATCTGACCATGGAAGGCGTCGTACGGCTGGCGCGGGACGGAGACCCTGGCTGCCGTCGGGTGATCGCCGACGTCGGCCGTCACATCGGCAGTGGAGTCGCCAATCTCTGCAATTTGCTCAACCCGAGCCGAGTGGTCCTCGGCGGTGATCTCGCCGAGGCCGGTGAGCTGGTGCTCGGGCCCATCAGGGAGTCGGTCGGCCGGTACGCGATCCCGAGTGCCGCACGTCAGCTCTCGGTGTTGCCAGGGGCACTTGGCGGCCGCGCGGAGGTCCTCGGGGCCCTTGCGCTGGCGCTCAGTGAGATGGGTGATTCGACCCTTTTGGACGGGTCGTTGACGGCCGCTGCCCCTGTCTTCACTTAG
- a CDS encoding carbohydrate ABC transporter permease — protein sequence MSAPLKETAATGGSVPAQPPVGKAPARPGDERSEGVVLNVFSHGFLALWALLIVLPLLWLMLSSFRTDAQIGGSAFGWPENWSFDVFSRAWDKGIGDYFVNTVIVLVFSVPLTMLFGSMAAYVLARYQFWGNRFLYYFFVAGAMFPVFLALVPLFFMVKRLDMLNTYQGLILVYVAYSMPFTVFFMHAFFRTLPTAVFEAAVLDGASHTRTFFQVMLPMAKPGLLSVGIFNTLGQWNQFILPTVLMQPQSGDDPERYVLTQGLIQLQQQQGYASDLPVLFAGVTIAMIPMLVVYLSFQRQVQAGLTSATLK from the coding sequence ATGAGCGCACCCCTCAAGGAGACCGCCGCCACAGGCGGTTCCGTCCCGGCCCAGCCCCCGGTCGGCAAGGCCCCGGCCCGCCCGGGGGACGAGCGGAGCGAAGGCGTCGTACTGAACGTCTTCTCGCACGGCTTCCTCGCCCTGTGGGCGCTGCTGATCGTGCTGCCGCTGCTGTGGCTGATGTTGAGTTCCTTCAGGACCGACGCACAGATCGGCGGTTCGGCGTTCGGCTGGCCGGAGAACTGGTCGTTCGACGTCTTCTCCCGCGCCTGGGACAAGGGCATCGGCGACTACTTCGTCAACACGGTCATCGTGCTGGTGTTCTCGGTGCCGCTGACGATGCTGTTCGGCTCGATGGCGGCGTACGTGCTGGCCCGCTACCAGTTCTGGGGGAACCGCTTCCTGTACTACTTCTTCGTCGCGGGCGCGATGTTCCCCGTGTTCCTGGCGCTGGTCCCGCTGTTCTTCATGGTCAAGCGGCTGGACATGCTGAACACGTATCAGGGGCTGATCCTGGTCTATGTCGCCTACTCGATGCCGTTCACGGTGTTCTTCATGCACGCCTTCTTCCGGACCCTGCCGACAGCGGTCTTCGAGGCGGCCGTCCTGGACGGGGCCTCGCACACCCGGACCTTCTTCCAGGTGATGCTGCCGATGGCGAAGCCGGGCCTGCTCAGCGTCGGCATCTTCAATACGCTCGGGCAGTGGAACCAGTTCATCCTGCCGACGGTCCTGATGCAGCCGCAAAGCGGTGACGACCCCGAGCGCTATGTCCTCACTCAAGGCCTCATCCAGCTGCAACAGCAGCAGGGGTACGCCTCCGACCTCCCCGTGCTGTTCGCGGGCGTGACGATCGCGATGATCCCGATGCTGGTCGTGTATCTGTCCTTCCAGCGTCAGGTGCAGGCGGGTCTGACTTCGGCGACCCTGAAGTAA
- a CDS encoding substrate-binding domain-containing protein: MRRAAVAIAAGAMAVSLAACGSAEEADGGSETAGTAAKGDNIKVGLLLPENKTARYEKFDRPLIEKKIGELTNNKAEIQYNNARQDANLQAQQVDTMITNKVDVLILDAVDAKAIQNSVQKAVDAGIKVVAYDRLAEGPISAYTSFDNVSVGKTQGEALLKALGDKAKDGQVVMMNGSVTDPNAAQFKEGAHSVLDGKVNIGKEYDTKEWSPDNANANMESAISALGKDKIIGVYSANDGMAGGIITALKSAGIDAPVTGQDAELAAVQRIVTGDQFMSVYKPYAPEANAAAEMAVALAKGESLDSIAKDKVDSGSAKDVPSVLVPVTSMTQDNINDTVIKDGVYTIDEICTAKYKSACDKIGLK; this comes from the coding sequence ATGCGTCGTGCCGCCGTTGCCATTGCCGCAGGTGCGATGGCCGTTTCCCTCGCCGCCTGTGGCAGCGCTGAGGAAGCCGACGGAGGCAGCGAGACCGCTGGTACCGCCGCCAAGGGTGACAACATCAAGGTCGGTCTCCTGCTTCCGGAGAACAAGACCGCGCGGTACGAGAAGTTCGACCGCCCCTTGATCGAGAAGAAGATCGGGGAGCTGACGAACAACAAGGCGGAGATCCAGTACAACAACGCCCGCCAGGACGCCAACCTCCAGGCCCAGCAGGTCGACACGATGATCACCAACAAGGTGGACGTGCTGATCCTGGACGCCGTGGACGCCAAGGCCATCCAGAACTCCGTACAGAAGGCCGTGGACGCCGGCATCAAGGTCGTCGCCTACGACCGCCTCGCCGAGGGCCCGATCAGCGCCTACACCTCGTTCGACAACGTCTCGGTCGGCAAGACCCAGGGCGAGGCCCTGCTCAAGGCGCTGGGCGACAAGGCCAAGGACGGCCAGGTCGTCATGATGAACGGTTCCGTCACCGACCCGAACGCCGCCCAGTTCAAGGAGGGCGCGCACTCCGTCCTCGACGGCAAGGTGAACATCGGCAAGGAGTACGACACCAAGGAGTGGTCGCCGGACAACGCCAACGCCAACATGGAGTCGGCGATCTCGGCGCTCGGCAAGGACAAGATCATCGGTGTCTACTCCGCCAACGACGGCATGGCGGGCGGCATCATCACCGCCCTGAAGTCGGCCGGCATCGACGCTCCGGTCACCGGCCAGGACGCCGAACTCGCCGCCGTCCAGCGCATCGTCACCGGCGACCAGTTCATGAGCGTCTACAAGCCGTACGCCCCCGAGGCCAACGCCGCCGCCGAGATGGCTGTCGCGCTCGCCAAGGGCGAGTCCCTGGACTCCATCGCCAAGGACAAGGTCGACAGCGGCAGCGCCAAGGACGTTCCCTCGGTTCTGGTCCCGGTCACCTCGATGACCCAGGACAACATCAACGACACCGTCATCAAGGACGGCGTCTACACGATCGACGAGATCTGCACGGCCAAGTACAAGTCGGCCTGCGACAAGATCGGTCTGAAGTAA
- a CDS encoding carbohydrate ABC transporter permease — translation MRKGQYRFVAGFLFVPVALYLIFVIWPYIQTFGYSLTDWKGQSQTFSFVGLDNYKALFQDDIFMGAIWHNVLFLVFIPVITILLALFFAFMLNAGGRSRSGGVSGVAGSKFYRVVYFFPQVLSLAILAVLFGAVYRSDGGGMLNGFLIKLGLVDADSPVEWLNEPNFVLWALIAVVVWHGVGFYLVLFSAAMQSIPRDIYEAALIDGAGRAQSFFRITLPLLWDSVQTAWVYLGIAAMDMFILVATMTSGDYGGGPDHHSEVMATVMMRNFLLYGKSGYACAMGVVMLVLTLIVSAVMLRATRRDRIEF, via the coding sequence ATGCGCAAAGGGCAGTACCGGTTCGTCGCGGGGTTTCTCTTCGTTCCCGTGGCGCTCTATCTGATCTTCGTCATCTGGCCGTACATCCAGACGTTCGGCTATTCGCTGACCGACTGGAAGGGTCAGTCGCAGACCTTCAGTTTCGTCGGACTGGACAACTACAAAGCGCTGTTCCAAGACGACATCTTCATGGGGGCCATCTGGCACAACGTCCTGTTCCTGGTGTTCATCCCGGTGATCACCATTCTGCTCGCCCTGTTCTTCGCCTTCATGCTGAACGCGGGCGGGCGCAGCCGGTCCGGCGGTGTCTCGGGAGTCGCCGGCTCCAAGTTCTACAGAGTCGTCTACTTCTTCCCGCAAGTGCTGTCACTCGCGATCCTCGCCGTGCTTTTCGGCGCCGTGTACCGCAGCGACGGCGGCGGCATGCTCAACGGCTTCCTGATCAAACTGGGGCTCGTCGACGCCGACAGCCCCGTCGAGTGGCTGAACGAGCCGAATTTCGTGCTGTGGGCGCTGATCGCGGTCGTCGTCTGGCACGGCGTCGGCTTCTATCTGGTGCTGTTCTCCGCCGCCATGCAGTCCATCCCCAGGGACATCTACGAGGCCGCGCTCATCGACGGCGCCGGCCGCGCCCAGTCCTTCTTCCGCATCACGCTGCCGCTGCTGTGGGACTCCGTGCAGACCGCGTGGGTCTATCTCGGCATCGCGGCGATGGACATGTTCATCCTCGTCGCCACCATGACGTCCGGTGACTACGGCGGTGGCCCCGACCACCACAGCGAGGTCATGGCGACCGTGATGATGCGGAACTTCCTGCTGTACGGCAAGAGCGGCTACGCCTGTGCGATGGGCGTCGTCATGCTGGTCCTCACCCTGATCGTGTCCGCCGTCATGCTGCGCGCCACCCGCCGCGACCGCATCGAGTTCTGA
- the ngcE gene encoding N-acetylglucosamine/diacetylchitobiose ABC transporter substrate-binding protein has protein sequence MGSTSAENTDKTANTANTGSAGVDRRDLIKRSAALGLISVPTMSFLSACASGGGGDDSDNDTQGKTSKENPFGVKEGSKLDVVIFKGGYGDDYAKAWEASFKKKWGVTSTHTGTQEITGKLQPRFNGGNPPDIVDDSGAQQIPIDVLYKNGQLLDLAEVLDAPSIDDPGKKVRDTLIPGTIDAGLQGGKIVALNYIYTVWGLWYSGKLFKEKGWEVPKTWDDFLAICKDAKSQGIGGLAHQGKYPYYINVAIMDLIAKTGGLDAMKAIDNLDPKAFVGSDVAKAAVEAIYEVVEKGYLMPGTNGLTHTESQTRWNQYKAVFITSGSWLENEQLKQTPDDFDMQFMPMPLLPDSALPFEAIRAGSGEPFIIPSKAKNLAGAKEFMRMMLSKEWSTLFAKEANSLTILKDGVDTGVQLRPGTQSTVEASDAAGDNTFRYLYTEWYSEMGTALENASNELMAKRIQPAEWLKRCQAAIDKQAKDPESKKNRRD, from the coding sequence ATGGGATCCACTTCCGCCGAGAACACCGACAAGACGGCGAACACCGCGAACACCGGTTCCGCAGGCGTGGACCGTCGTGATCTGATCAAGCGGTCCGCCGCGCTCGGTCTGATCTCCGTTCCCACCATGAGTTTCCTCTCCGCCTGCGCGAGCGGCGGCGGAGGCGACGACTCCGACAACGACACCCAGGGCAAGACGTCCAAGGAGAACCCCTTCGGGGTGAAGGAGGGCTCGAAGCTCGACGTCGTCATCTTCAAGGGTGGTTACGGCGACGACTACGCCAAGGCCTGGGAGGCGAGCTTCAAGAAGAAGTGGGGCGTCACCTCCACGCACACCGGCACCCAGGAGATCACCGGCAAGCTCCAGCCCCGCTTCAACGGGGGCAACCCGCCGGACATCGTGGACGATTCGGGCGCCCAGCAGATCCCGATCGACGTCCTGTACAAGAACGGCCAGCTCCTCGATCTCGCCGAGGTCCTGGACGCCCCGTCGATCGACGACCCCGGCAAGAAGGTCCGCGACACCCTCATCCCCGGCACGATCGACGCGGGTCTGCAGGGCGGCAAGATCGTCGCCCTCAACTACATCTACACGGTGTGGGGCCTGTGGTACTCCGGCAAGCTCTTCAAGGAGAAGGGCTGGGAGGTGCCCAAGACCTGGGACGACTTCCTCGCCATCTGCAAGGACGCCAAGTCCCAGGGCATCGGCGGCCTCGCGCACCAGGGCAAGTACCCGTACTACATCAACGTCGCCATCATGGACCTGATCGCCAAGACGGGCGGTCTGGACGCCATGAAGGCGATCGACAACCTCGACCCCAAGGCGTTCGTCGGCTCCGACGTCGCGAAGGCGGCCGTCGAGGCGATCTACGAGGTCGTCGAGAAGGGCTACTTGATGCCCGGTACGAACGGCCTGACCCACACCGAGTCCCAGACCCGCTGGAACCAGTACAAGGCCGTGTTCATCACCAGCGGTTCCTGGCTGGAGAACGAGCAGCTCAAGCAGACTCCGGACGACTTCGACATGCAGTTCATGCCGATGCCGCTGCTGCCGGACAGCGCGCTGCCCTTCGAGGCGATCCGGGCCGGCTCCGGTGAACCCTTCATCATCCCGTCCAAGGCCAAGAACCTCGCCGGCGCCAAGGAGTTCATGCGGATGATGCTGTCCAAGGAGTGGTCGACGCTGTTCGCCAAGGAGGCGAACTCGCTGACCATCCTGAAGGACGGCGTCGACACGGGCGTCCAGCTGCGTCCGGGCACGCAGTCCACGGTGGAGGCGTCCGACGCGGCCGGGGACAACACCTTCCGCTACCTGTACACCGAGTGGTACAGCGAGATGGGCACCGCCCTCGAGAACGCGTCCAACGAGCTGATGGCCAAGCGCATTCAGCCCGCGGAATGGCTCAAGCGGTGCCAGGCGGCGATCGACAAGCAGGCCAAGGACCCGGAGTCCAAGAAGAACCGCCGCGACTGA
- a CDS encoding ATP-binding cassette domain-containing protein, with the protein MVHVSATPVLALRGVSKRFGAVQALTDVELEVHSGEVVALVGDNGAGKSTLVKTIAGVHPIDEGVIEWDGKAVSINRPHDAQALGIATVYQDLALCDNIDVVGNLFLGRELRKWGVLDEVEMERRSQELLKTLSIRIPSVRIPIASLSGGQRQTVAIARSMLGEPKLVILDEPTAALGVEQTAQVLDLVERLRERGHAVILISHNMADVKAVADKVAVLRLGQNNGVFEVKTTSQEEIISAITGATDNAVTRRAARTTGEV; encoded by the coding sequence ATGGTTCACGTGTCCGCTACGCCCGTGCTGGCGTTGCGCGGGGTCTCCAAGCGATTCGGTGCCGTTCAGGCGCTCACCGACGTAGAGCTTGAGGTCCACTCCGGCGAGGTGGTCGCCCTCGTCGGCGACAACGGCGCCGGAAAGTCCACGCTGGTCAAGACAATTGCCGGCGTACACCCCATCGATGAGGGCGTCATCGAATGGGACGGCAAGGCCGTTTCGATCAACCGGCCGCACGACGCCCAGGCCCTGGGCATCGCGACGGTCTACCAGGACCTCGCGCTGTGCGACAACATCGACGTCGTCGGCAACCTGTTCCTCGGCCGTGAGCTGAGGAAGTGGGGCGTCCTCGACGAGGTCGAGATGGAGCGCCGCTCGCAGGAGCTGCTGAAGACGCTTTCCATCCGCATCCCCAGTGTCCGTATCCCGATCGCCTCGCTCTCCGGCGGTCAGCGCCAGACCGTGGCCATCGCCCGCTCCATGCTCGGCGAGCCCAAGCTGGTCATTCTCGACGAGCCCACCGCGGCCCTCGGTGTCGAGCAGACCGCCCAGGTCCTCGACCTGGTGGAGCGGCTGCGTGAGCGCGGCCACGCGGTCATCCTCATCAGCCACAACATGGCCGATGTGAAGGCCGTGGCCGACAAGGTCGCCGTGCTGCGACTGGGTCAGAACAACGGCGTCTTCGAGGTCAAGACGACCTCGCAGGAGGAGATCATCTCCGCCATCACCGGCGCCACCGACAACGCCGTGACCCGCCGTGCGGCGCGCACGACCGGGGAGGTTTAA